The Rhodobacter sp. genome segment GAGAAGCCGATCGCCGCCGCCGCCCAGCCCGAATAGCTGTTCAGCATCGACACCACCACCGGCATGTCGGCGCCACCGATGCCCATGATCAGGTGATAGCCGATGAAGAAGGCCATCAGCGTCATCAGGATCAGCGTCCAGCTGCCCGCGCCCTGGAAATAGAGCACCAGCAGGATCGCCGAGATCAGCGCCGCGCCCGCGTTCAGCATGTGGCCGCCGGGCAGTTTGCGGGCCTTGCCATCGACCTTGCCCGCCAGCTTGCCATAGGCGATGACCGACCCGGTGAAGGTGACGGCGCCGATGAAGACGCCCAGGAAGACCTCGATCTTCAGCACCGCCAGTTCGGCTGCGGTCTTGTGCGCGATCTTCAGGGCGAATCCGCCCAGGCCCTGCTCGTTCAGCCAGGCGGCCATGCCGGTCGCGCTGAGCGTGGTCGGCGCATCGGCCATCAGCGCGGCGACGCGCACCATCTCGATATGGGCGTTGTAGCCGATGAACACCGCCGCCAGACCGACCAGCGAGTGCATCGCCGCCACCAGTTGCGGCATCTCGGTCATCTGCACGCGCTGCGCGACGAACCAGCCGATGGCGCCGCCGGCGGCGATCATCGCCAGCGAGACGCCCCAGTTGCCCGCGCCTGGGCCGGCCAGCGTGGCGACCACGGCCAGAGCCATGCCGACGATGCCATACCAGACCGCGCGTTTCGCGCTTTCCTGGCCCGAAAGCCCGCCCAGCGACTGGATGAAAAGGACCGCCGCGACGACGTAAGCGGCCGTTGTGAACCCGTATTCCATTGAGGCGCGCTCCTTACGACTTCTGGAACATGGCGAGCATCCGCCGCGTCACCATGAAGCCACCGAAGATGTTGATACCGGCCATGAAGACCGACAGCGCGGCGAGGATCACGACCAGCCAGCTGCCCGACCCGATCTGCATCAGCGCGCCGAGGATGATGATCGACGAGATCGCGTTGGTGACCGCCATCAGCGGCGTGTGCAGCGAATGCGACACGTTCCAGATGACCTGGAAACCGACATAGCAGGCCAGCACGAAAACGATGAAATGCGCCATGAAGCTGGCTGGCGCAAAGGCCCCGGCCAGAAGCAGCGCCGCGCCGCCGACGGCCAGCAGGGTGACCTGGTTGCGGGTCTGCGCCTTGAAGGCGGCGACTTCCTGCGCGCGCTTCTCCTCGGGCGTCAGTTCCTTGGGCTTTTCCTTTTTCTGGACCGCGATCGCCTGCACCTTGGGCGGCGGCGGCGGGAAGGTGATGGCACCGTCGTGCGTCACCGTCGCCCCGCGGATCACGTCATCCTCCATGTTGTGGACGATGACACCATCCTTGCCGGGCGTCAGGTCCGACAGCATGTGCCGGATGTTGTTGGAATAAAGCGTCGAGGCCTGCGTGCCCATGCGGCTGGGGAAGTCGGTGTAGCCGACGATCGTCACGCCGTTGTCGGTGACGATCTTCTCGTCCTTGACGGTCAGGTCGCAGTTGCCGCCGCGTTCGGCCGCAAGGTCCACCACGACCGAGCCGCGCTTCATCAGGCGCACCATGTCCTCGGTCCACAGCTTGGGCGCGGGGCGGCCGGGGATCAGGGCGGTGGTGATGACGATGTCCACGTCGGGCGCGAGTTCGCGGAACTTCTTGAGCTGCGCTTCGCGGAACTCGGGGCTCGAGGGGGCGGCATAACCGCCGGTGGCGGCGCCGTCCTGCTGCGCGCCCTCGAAATCGAGATAGACGAACTCGGCGCCCATCGATTCGATCTGCTCGGCGACCTCGGGGCGCACGTCGAACGCCAGCGTGATCGCACCCAGCGAGGTCGATGTGCCGATCGCGGCAAGCCCGGCCACACCGGCGCCGACGACCAGCACCCTGGCGGGCGGAACCTTGCCCGCCGCCGTCACCTGCCCGGTGAAGAAGCGGCCGAAATTGTTGCCGGCCTCGATCACCGCGCGGTAGCCGGCGATGTTCGCCATCGAGCTGAGCGCGTCCATCTTTTGAGCGCGCGAGATGCGCGGCACCATGTCCATGGCGACGACGGTCGCGCCGCGCTCCTTGGCCAATTCCAGCATTTCCGCGTTCTGGGCGGGCCAAAAGAAGGAAATCAGCGTCTGGCCCTGGCGCAGGCGCGCGATCTCGGCGCGTTCGGGTTCGCGGACCTTGACCACCACATCGGCCGCGTCGAAAAGCGCGGCCGCGTCGGGCGCGATCTCGACCCCGGCGGCGACATAGGCCGAATCCTCGAAACCCGACGCCGCACCGGCACCGCTTTCCACGATGCAGGCGTGACCCAGTTTCTGCAATTGAAGCGCCGAATCCGGCGTCATCGCGACCCGGTTCTCGCCCGGGAATATCTCTTTCGGTGCCCCGATCTTCACGTTGGTCCTCCGTTTCAAGGGCCGGGCGAGGCGCCGCCCGATAGTTTCGTGCCGCAGGTGCATACCCCGCGCAAGATTATTTCACAAGGTGGTGAGCGCAATGGTCCTGAGACGAAAGGTCACGCAATTGTCGCATCCGCGCGCCGGATTGAGGCAGATCAAGGTCGTCCTCGCGCAATTGGTGTAGGACAACCTCGTGTTTTCCAAAGGAGTTCCGGCATGACCGACACCGCCGCCGCCAGCCCGACCGAATCTGCCACGCCCGAACCGGTCGAAACCGGATCGCAGCCGGTTGCGACTGACGTTGCGTCGGGGGCCGACGGGGACGCGCTTCAGCGCCAGACCGCGCCAAGCGGTGCGGCCTCGCCGCGCGACGCCGTGCGCCTGGCCGCCGAAAAGGGCGGGCCGATCAGCCCCGAGGTGCTGAAAACCGCGTTCGAAAGCGCGCATTACCCCTATCCGCACAAGATGGCGCGCAAGCCCTACGAGGCCGAGAAGGCGCGCTTGCAGGCCGAGTTGCTGAAGGTCCAGATCTGGGCGCAGGACACCGGCCAGAAGTTTGTCATGCTGTTCGAAGGGCGCGACGCGGCCGGCAAGGGCGGCACGATCAAACGCTTCACCGAACACCTGAACCCGCGCTTCGCGCGCGTCGTCGCGCTGAACAAGCCGACCGAGAGCGAGCGCGGCCAATGGTATTTCCAACGCTATATCGAGCATCTGCCGACCGCGGGGGAAATGGTGTTCTATGACCGCAGTTGGTACAACCGCGCCGGGGTCGAACGGGTGATGGGTTTCTGCACGCCCGAGGAATACCTGGAATTCATGCGCCAGGCGCCCGAGTTCGAGCGGATGCTGGTGCGTTCGGGGATCCGACTTTACAAGTTCTGGTTCTCGGTCACACCGGACGAACAGCGCCGCCGCTTCGCGGAACGCGAGACCGACCCGCTGAAACGCTGGAAACTGTCGCCGATCGACAAGGCCAGCCTGGATCTGTGGGACGAATACACCGCCGCGAAGGAAGCGATGTTCTTTTACACCGACACGGCCGACGCGCCCTGGACCATCATCAAGTCGAAGGACAAGAAGCGCGCGCGGCTGAACGCGATGAAGCATTTCCTGTCCACGCTGGACTATCCCGGCAAGGACCCCGAGGTGGTGGGCAAGCCCGATCCGCTGATCGTGGGGCACGCGCGCCATGTGATGCGCCACGCCGATTTCTGACGCTGTGCGATCGGGCGCGACGAGACCGGGCGCGGCGTGAGGGCGCGCGGGGGACGGGCGGGGGTTTCGCCCTCGGCCGGCAGCCTTCCAGGCCGCAGCCCTCGGGCGACCGGGCGCGGCGCTGACGCGCCGCGCGCAGGGGGCTTTGCGCCCCCTCTTCGCTGCGCGAATTCACCCCCGCAGGATATTTGGGGCACAAAGAAGCGGGCCGGGCTTGCCCCCGGGGCCCCTATGGCGGCAAAAGCGGGGAATGCGCCCCCTGCCCGCCCTTCGCGCCGATTGTTCCGCCTGCGCCGCGTTGTGCTGCATGGCGCTGCCCTTTGACGCAGGCGAGGCCTTTGCGCGAGACAAGCCGGCTTTGCATCCCTGCCCGCATCTTGACGGCGGATTCGGCTGCACGATTCACCACCACCTGACGGGGGCAGGCTATCGGGGCTGCGCGATTTACGACTGCAGGGGCGCCGGGCAGCGGGTGATGACCGAGGTTTTCCCCGGCGCGGACTGGCGGCGCGATCCGGGCCTGCGCGCGCCCCTGGCCGAGGCCTTTGCGCGCTTGCGCGGCATTCACGATGCGCTGGAGCTTCTGGAGGCCGCCGGGGCCCTGGTCCTGCCGCCCGGGCTGGTCGCCGAACGCCGGGCGCTGGTCGCGCTGTTTCACCCGCCCGCGGACTGGACGCAGGCCGGGCTGGCGGATTTCGACCTGGCGGCCGCGCGCCGTCGCCTGGCAGGCTTTCTGCGGGCGCTCAAGGACCATGTCCCGGGACCGGGTGCGGGCTAGCGCCCCTTGCACCCTGCCGTTGCGGGTTTTACATCTGTCCTCAGACCAAGGGAGACCCCGCGCATGGCCATGTCGGCAACCGAAATCGAAACCCTGCTGCGCGAATCCTTTCCCGCAGCGACGATCACCATCACCGACCTTGCGGGCGATGGGAACCACTACGCGGCGGAAGTGATCGACCCCAGCTTCAAGGGCAAGAACCGCGTGCAGCAGCAGCGCGAGGTGTATGCCGCCCTCAAGGGCAAGATGGACGGCGCGCATGGCGAATTGCACGCGCTGGCTCTGACGACCAAAGCCCCGGACTGACCCCTGTTCCGCGGCCGCTGCCGGCCTATCTGATCCCTATCCCCTATTGCGCGGCGCTGGCCGCGCCTGCGAAAGGACGAACCATGAGCGCCAAGGACACGATCCGCCAGACGGTCGACGGCAATGACGTCGTGCTGTTCATGAAGGGCACCAAGACCATGCCGCAATGCGGCTTTTCCAGCCGCGTGGCCGGGGTGCTGAACTTCATGGGCGTCGAGTACGCCGATGTGAACGTGCTGGCCGATCCCGAGATCCGCCAGGGCATCAAGGATTTTTCGGAATGGCCGACGATCCCGCAGCTCTATGTGAAGGGCGAATTCGTCGGCGGCTGCGACATTGTGACCGAGATGACCCTTTCGGGCGAGCTGGACGCGCTGTTCGACGCCAAGGGCGTGGCCTACGACAAGGACGCCGCCGACAAGATCCGCGAAGCCAACGCCTGACAGGCCGCCGCCAACCGCGAGGGGACACGGGCCGGTGCGTCGCGCGCCGGCCCTTTGTTCATGCCTGCTTTGACGGGCACGGCCACAGGGCGCAATGACGTCAGCGCGATTCCAACTGATCGGCCAGGGATTCCGCCCGGGCGGCGAGCTCGGACAGCGATTCCACGGCCGAGGCCGGGATGGCGGGAACCTCGATCCGTTCGCGCGGTGCGGACCGCAGGCGGGCGATCTCGGTCTGGGCGGCGGCGAGCTGATCCTCGGCGGCGCGGGCGCGGTCCTCGGCGCCGGCGGTCTTGTCGGCCAGCATGAGCCCCGCCATGAGCAGCATCCGCGATTCCGGCAAGCGGCCAATCTGACCGATCAGCGCGGTGGCCTCGGCGTCGAGCATGGCGGCGGCGGCGCGCAGGAAGTCTTCCTCGCCGGGTTGGCAGGCGACCTCGAAACTCTTGCCGCCGATGGTGATGGTTTCCTCGGGCATGGCTGGTCCTCTCTCAGCGCGTCTCGGCCGCGAGCAGCGGCTTCAGTTCGGCCAGGATCTCTTCCATCTCGGCCATTTCGGCGCGGCGCTCGGCCTGAAGGGCCTCCAGCTCGGCCGAGATCGACTTGTTGATGAGCGTCGTATCGGGGAAGGATTCGACCTGCGCGTCGCGCAACCCGGCGTTGGCCTCGATCAGCTTGGCATTGGCCTTTTTCAGGCGCAACATCTCGAGGCTTTGCAGATCGAGCTGTTCGGTCAGCCGCGCGAGGCGGCGTTCCAGTTGGGCGATCGTCGTCTCCTGGCGCTGCTTGACCTGCTGCACCCGCTCATTCAGTTGCGCATTCGCGGCACGTTCCTTTTCCAGCGCCTCGCGCAGGCTGGACACCACCGCCAGTTGTTCGGGATCGGGCGCGGACTCGGGGCGCGCGCCCAGTCCGAACACGCCGGACTTGGCTGGTCTGGCCGCCGCGGCACCCTTCTCGACCTGCCGGGCGATCCGCTCCAGCGCATCCGAGAGCCGTTTTTCCACCGGGGCCAGATCGCTCATCCATCTCTCCACAACTATGCCCGCACAGCCTCGCGAATCACAAGCTCGTGCCGCGCGGGTCGTTTTTCAGGCAGAATAGGGCGAAACATCGGGGTTTCCAACCAATCAGCGACGACCGGGCCGCCTGTGTGCTTGAACTCGCACCCCAGCCTGATAAGACGCCCGCAATCGCCCTCTTTCGAAGGAATGCTGCCTTGGAAATCGCTTCGCTTCGCGCCCAGCACCCCGATCACTGGCGTCTTGCCACCGCCATCCGTGTGCTGGCCATGGATGCCGTCGCCGCGGCGAAATCCGGACACTCGGGGATGCCGATGGGCATGGCCGACGTGGCCACCGTGCTGTTCCGCAACCACCTGAAATTCGATGCCAAGGCCCCCCATTGGGCAGACCGCGACCGGTTCATCCTGTCGGCGGGGCACGGCTCGATGCTGATCTATGCGCTGCTGCATCTGACCGGCTACGAGGACGTGACGCTCGATCAGATCCGCAACTTCCGCCAATGGGGCGCGATCACCGCCGGGCACCCGGAATACGGCCATGTCTCGGGCGTCGAGACCACCACCGGGCCGCTGGGCCAGGGGATCGCCAACGCGGTCGGCTTTGCCATGGCCGAGGCCCACCTGCGCGCCCGCTGGGGCGCCAAGATCCAGAACCACCACACCTATGTCATGGCCGGCGACGGCTGCCTGATGGAGGGCGTCAGCCAGGAGGCGATCGGCATCGCCGGCCGTCACAAGCTGTCCAGGTTGATCGTGCTGTGGGATGACAACGGCATCACCATCGACGGCGCGGTCGCGCTCAGCGACAGCACCGACCAGCGTGCGCGGTTCCGCGCCGCGGGCTGGCGCGTGCTGGAATGCGACGGTCACGACCCCGAGGACATCGACCGCGCCATCACGGCCGCCAAGACCTCGGCCCGCCCCGTGCTGATCGCCTGCAAGACGCATATCGCGCTGGGCTCGTCAGCGCAGGACACGTCAAAAGGCCACGGCGCGCTGACCGACGCCAAGCTGATCGCCGACACCCGCGCCGTCTATGGCTGGGAGCATGGCCCGTTCGAGATCCCGGCCGACATCAAAGCCGAATGGGAGGCCATCGGCACCCGCAACACGGCCGATCGCGAGGCCTGGGAAGCGCGCTTTGCCGCCCTGCCTGCCGGGCGCCAGGCGGAATTCGTGCGCATCTTCACCCGCGAGATTCCCAAGCGCCTGCCCGCCGCGATCCGCGCCGTCAAGAAGGCCGCGATCGAGTCCCCCAAGGCGATGGCCTCGCGCGCGGCCTCGGAAATCGTGCTCAAGGCGGTCAACCCGATCGTCACCGACACATTCGGCGGCTCGGCCGACCTGACCGGCTCGAACAACACCCGGACCGAGGATCTGGGCGTGTTCGACGTGGACAACCGCAAGGGCCGCTACATGTATTGGGGCATCCGGGAACACG includes the following:
- a CDS encoding Re/Si-specific NAD(P)(+) transhydrogenase subunit alpha; the protein is MKIGAPKEIFPGENRVAMTPDSALQLQKLGHACIVESGAGAASGFEDSAYVAAGVEIAPDAAALFDAADVVVKVREPERAEIARLRQGQTLISFFWPAQNAEMLELAKERGATVVAMDMVPRISRAQKMDALSSMANIAGYRAVIEAGNNFGRFFTGQVTAAGKVPPARVLVVGAGVAGLAAIGTSTSLGAITLAFDVRPEVAEQIESMGAEFVYLDFEGAQQDGAATGGYAAPSSPEFREAQLKKFRELAPDVDIVITTALIPGRPAPKLWTEDMVRLMKRGSVVVDLAAERGGNCDLTVKDEKIVTDNGVTIVGYTDFPSRMGTQASTLYSNNIRHMLSDLTPGKDGVIVHNMEDDVIRGATVTHDGAITFPPPPPKVQAIAVQKKEKPKELTPEEKRAQEVAAFKAQTRNQVTLLAVGGAALLLAGAFAPASFMAHFIVFVLACYVGFQVIWNVSHSLHTPLMAVTNAISSIIILGALMQIGSGSWLVVILAALSVFMAGINIFGGFMVTRRMLAMFQKS
- the tkt gene encoding transketolase, which encodes MEIASLRAQHPDHWRLATAIRVLAMDAVAAAKSGHSGMPMGMADVATVLFRNHLKFDAKAPHWADRDRFILSAGHGSMLIYALLHLTGYEDVTLDQIRNFRQWGAITAGHPEYGHVSGVETTTGPLGQGIANAVGFAMAEAHLRARWGAKIQNHHTYVMAGDGCLMEGVSQEAIGIAGRHKLSRLIVLWDDNGITIDGAVALSDSTDQRARFRAAGWRVLECDGHDPEDIDRAITAAKTSARPVLIACKTHIALGSSAQDTSKGHGALTDAKLIADTRAVYGWEHGPFEIPADIKAEWEAIGTRNTADREAWEARFAALPAGRQAEFVRIFTREIPKRLPAAIRAVKKAAIESPKAMASRAASEIVLKAVNPIVTDTFGGSADLTGSNNTRTEDLGVFDVDNRKGRYMYWGIREHGMAAAMNGMVLHGGVRPYSGTFMAFTDYARPSMRLSALMGLPVVYVMTHDSIGLGEDGPTHQPVEHLAISRATPNTLVFRPADLVETAEAWECALYQVETPSVLSLSRQNLAPVRDTHVPRNLTAQGAYVLAEAEGKRQVILIATGSEVEIALKARDLLQAEGIGTRVVSMPCMELFAAQPEAYRRRVLPAGPVRIGIEAGVRAGGWDRWLLGERGRKADFVGMTGFGASAPYERLYQEFGITAEVAATKAKALL
- a CDS encoding BolA family transcriptional regulator; the encoded protein is MAMSATEIETLLRESFPAATITITDLAGDGNHYAAEVIDPSFKGKNRVQQQREVYAALKGKMDGAHGELHALALTTKAPD
- the grxD gene encoding Grx4 family monothiol glutaredoxin, with the protein product MSAKDTIRQTVDGNDVVLFMKGTKTMPQCGFSSRVAGVLNFMGVEYADVNVLADPEIRQGIKDFSEWPTIPQLYVKGEFVGGCDIVTEMTLSGELDALFDAKGVAYDKDAADKIREANA
- the ppk2 gene encoding polyphosphate kinase 2, whose protein sequence is MRLAAEKGGPISPEVLKTAFESAHYPYPHKMARKPYEAEKARLQAELLKVQIWAQDTGQKFVMLFEGRDAAGKGGTIKRFTEHLNPRFARVVALNKPTESERGQWYFQRYIEHLPTAGEMVFYDRSWYNRAGVERVMGFCTPEEYLEFMRQAPEFERMLVRSGIRLYKFWFSVTPDEQRRRFAERETDPLKRWKLSPIDKASLDLWDEYTAAKEAMFFYTDTADAPWTIIKSKDKKRARLNAMKHFLSTLDYPGKDPEVVGKPDPLIVGHARHVMRHADF
- a CDS encoding NAD(P)(+) transhydrogenase (Re/Si-specific) subunit beta, which encodes MEYGFTTAAYVVAAVLFIQSLGGLSGQESAKRAVWYGIVGMALAVVATLAGPGAGNWGVSLAMIAAGGAIGWFVAQRVQMTEMPQLVAAMHSLVGLAAVFIGYNAHIEMVRVAALMADAPTTLSATGMAAWLNEQGLGGFALKIAHKTAAELAVLKIEVFLGVFIGAVTFTGSVIAYGKLAGKVDGKARKLPGGHMLNAGAALISAILLVLYFQGAGSWTLILMTLMAFFIGYHLIMGIGGADMPVVVSMLNSYSGWAAAAIGFSLSNDLLIVVGALVGSSGAILSYIMCKAMNRSFISVILGGFGGTTGPAMEISGEQIAIDADGVAAALNDADSVIIIPGYGMAVAQAQQSVSELTRKLRAKGKTVRFAIHPVAGRLPGHMNVLLAEAKVPYDIVLEMDEINEDFPDTDVAIVIGSNDIVNPAAQEDPNSPIAGMPVLECWKAKQVFVSKRGQGTGYSGIENPLFFKENTRMFYGDAKKSIDALLPMIE
- a CDS encoding cell division protein ZapA, which codes for MPEETITIGGKSFEVACQPGEEDFLRAAAAMLDAEATALIGQIGRLPESRMLLMAGLMLADKTAGAEDRARAAEDQLAAAQTEIARLRSAPRERIEVPAIPASAVESLSELAARAESLADQLESR